A portion of the Micromonospora tarapacensis genome contains these proteins:
- a CDS encoding arsenate reductase/protein-tyrosine-phosphatase family protein, which produces MSVEHFSLEARARLHAALGDPSRLAVVDSLLVADAAPGEIARALNMPTNLVAHHLKVLQEAGLLSRVRSEGDRRRTYLRLIPDALAGLHPTPAWTAPRVVFVCTQNSARSQLAAALWRRRSPVPATSAGTLPAPRIHPRAVRVAHRHDLDLPDTAPVHIADVLRPDDLVVAVCDNAHEDLGAQPNQRLHWSVPDPSRADTDAAFETTLTELAGRVDQLAPAITLGGPMTGTTAHHRDDLSMDQATALHTAAVRLRQEFADAYGTETIERFLHTSYEQFAARSTVAHFLPLLAERFARQRLTAQARIEGLRDDPRPIVLFLCVHNAGRSQMALGFFTRLAGDRAIAWSGGSLPGDAINPAVVAAMAERDIDITGEYPKPWTDEVVQAADVVVTMGCGDACPIFPGKRYEDWSFDDPAGLGLDAVRPIRDAVERRVRRLLDQLSVPARH; this is translated from the coding sequence ATGAGCGTAGAGCATTTCTCCCTGGAAGCGCGGGCCCGGTTGCATGCAGCGCTGGGTGATCCGTCCCGGTTGGCGGTCGTGGACTCGCTGCTGGTGGCCGACGCGGCACCGGGTGAGATCGCCCGTGCTCTGAACATGCCAACCAACCTCGTCGCCCACCACCTGAAGGTGCTCCAGGAGGCCGGTCTGCTCAGCCGGGTACGTTCCGAGGGTGACCGGCGGCGCACCTACCTGCGACTGATTCCCGATGCCCTGGCCGGCCTACATCCGACGCCGGCGTGGACCGCCCCGCGCGTGGTGTTCGTCTGCACGCAGAACTCCGCCCGCTCGCAGCTGGCCGCCGCGTTGTGGCGTCGCCGGAGTCCGGTCCCCGCTACCTCGGCGGGCACCCTTCCCGCGCCGCGCATCCACCCGCGGGCGGTGCGGGTCGCCCACCGGCACGACCTGGACCTGCCGGACACGGCGCCGGTGCACATCGCGGACGTGCTGCGCCCCGACGACCTGGTCGTGGCCGTCTGCGACAACGCCCATGAGGACCTGGGCGCGCAGCCGAACCAGCGCCTGCACTGGTCGGTGCCCGACCCATCCCGCGCCGACACCGACGCCGCTTTCGAAACCACCCTCACCGAGCTGGCCGGCCGCGTCGACCAACTCGCCCCCGCCATCACCCTCGGAGGACCGATGACCGGCACCACCGCACACCACCGCGACGACCTGTCCATGGACCAGGCCACCGCCCTGCACACCGCAGCCGTGCGGCTGCGCCAGGAGTTCGCCGACGCCTACGGCACCGAAACCATCGAACGGTTTCTGCACACCAGCTACGAACAGTTCGCCGCCCGCAGCACCGTGGCGCACTTCCTGCCGCTGCTCGCCGAACGCTTCGCCCGCCAGCGACTGACCGCCCAGGCCCGCATCGAGGGCCTACGCGACGACCCGCGCCCGATCGTGCTGTTCCTGTGCGTACACAACGCCGGCCGATCCCAGATGGCACTCGGATTCTTCACCCGACTCGCCGGCGACCGGGCGATCGCCTGGTCCGGCGGGTCACTACCGGGCGACGCGATCAACCCCGCCGTCGTGGCCGCCATGGCCGAACGCGACATCGACATCACCGGCGAGTACCCCAAGCCGTGGACCGACGAGGTCGTACAGGCCGCCGACGTCGTGGTCACCATGGGCTGCGGCGACGCCTGCCCGATCTTTCCCGGCAAGCGCTACGAGGACTGGAGCTTCGACGACCCCGCCGGCCTCGGTCTGGACGCCGTGCGACCTATCCGCGACGCCGTCGAACGTCGCGTCCGCCGACTGCTCGACCAGCTCAGCGTGCCCGCCCGCCACTGA
- a CDS encoding ArsR/SmtB family transcription factor, protein MSRLLADPLRARIVALLADGPACTCHLVADTGAKQPNVSNHLRALREAGLVAAEPHGRFTYYRLLPDALEAAAAELSDLAHRAAANSESRREC, encoded by the coding sequence GTGTCGCGTCTACTGGCCGACCCGCTGCGCGCGCGGATCGTCGCGCTGCTCGCCGACGGGCCAGCCTGCACCTGTCACCTGGTCGCCGACACCGGGGCCAAACAGCCGAACGTGTCGAACCACCTGCGGGCGCTGCGGGAGGCCGGCCTCGTCGCGGCCGAGCCGCACGGCCGATTCACCTACTACCGGCTGCTGCCCGACGCCCTGGAGGCCGCCGCCGCCGAGCTGTCCGACCTGGCCCACCGGGCCGCCGCCAACTCCGAGTCCCGCCGGGAGTGCTGA
- the arsB gene encoding ACR3 family arsenite efflux transporter, which yields MSPTIDSAGAPPAVTARLSGLDRFLPLWIGLAMAAGLLLGRWVPGLNTALEAVKIGEISLPIAVGLLVMMYPVLAKVRYDKLNTVTADRRLLAWSIVLNWVLGPALMFALAWIFLADHAEYRTGLIIVGLARCIAMVIIWNDLACGDREAAAVLVALNSGFQVLAFGVLGWFYLSVLPEWLNLSGAALEVSGWEIAVNVLIFLGIPLLAGYLTRRVGERTKGRIWYESRFLPRIGPIALYGLLFTIVLLFALQGEAITSNPWDVALIAVPLIAYFAIMWAGSYAIGWAIGLNYERTTTLAFTAAGNNFELAIAVAIGTFGVTSGQALAGVVGPLIEVPVLVGLVYVSLALRRRLFPDTTAAATSPARVP from the coding sequence ATGTCCCCCACGATCGATTCCGCCGGCGCACCACCGGCGGTAACGGCCCGACTGTCCGGGCTGGACCGCTTCCTGCCGTTGTGGATCGGTCTGGCCATGGCCGCCGGGCTGCTGCTGGGCCGCTGGGTGCCCGGTCTGAACACCGCCCTGGAGGCGGTCAAGATCGGCGAGATCTCGCTGCCGATCGCGGTCGGGCTGCTGGTGATGATGTACCCCGTACTGGCCAAGGTCCGCTACGACAAGCTCAACACCGTCACCGCTGACCGCCGGCTGCTGGCCTGGTCGATCGTGCTCAACTGGGTCCTCGGCCCGGCCCTGATGTTCGCACTGGCCTGGATCTTCCTGGCCGACCACGCCGAATACCGCACCGGGCTGATCATCGTCGGGCTGGCCCGCTGCATCGCGATGGTCATCATCTGGAACGACCTGGCCTGCGGTGACCGGGAGGCCGCCGCCGTACTCGTCGCCCTGAACTCAGGGTTCCAGGTGCTCGCGTTCGGCGTGCTGGGCTGGTTCTACCTCTCGGTGCTGCCCGAGTGGCTGAACCTGTCCGGTGCCGCGCTGGAGGTTTCCGGATGGGAGATCGCGGTCAACGTCCTGATCTTCCTCGGCATCCCACTGCTCGCCGGCTACCTCACCCGGCGCGTCGGCGAACGCACCAAGGGGCGCATCTGGTACGAGAGCCGCTTCCTGCCACGCATCGGCCCGATCGCCCTGTACGGGTTGCTGTTCACCATCGTGCTGCTGTTCGCCCTGCAAGGCGAGGCCATCACCAGCAACCCCTGGGACGTGGCGCTGATCGCGGTACCGCTGATCGCCTACTTCGCGATCATGTGGGCCGGGTCCTACGCCATCGGCTGGGCGATCGGCCTGAACTACGAACGCACCACCACCCTGGCGTTCACCGCCGCCGGCAACAACTTCGAACTCGCCATCGCCGTCGCGATCGGCACCTTCGGCGTCACCAGCGGCCAAGCCCTCGCAGGTGTCGTCGGTCCGCTGATCGAGGTGCCGGTCCTCGTCGGCCTGGTGTACGTCAGCCTCGCGCTACGCCGTCGACTCTTTCCCGACACCACCGCAGCCGCCACGTCACCAGCACGGGTGCCGTGA
- a CDS encoding arsenate reductase ArsC encodes MSDKPSVLFVCVHNAGRSQMAAGWLRHLAGDSVEVRSAGSAPASQINPAAVQAMAEVGIDITDQTPKKLGYEAAEASDVIITMGCGDACPVFPGKRYEDWKLDDPAGQGIEAVRPIRDDIRHRVEQLIGDLAPAPRTARSPRD; translated from the coding sequence ATGTCCGACAAGCCCAGCGTCCTGTTCGTGTGCGTCCACAACGCCGGCCGCTCCCAGATGGCCGCCGGCTGGTTGCGCCACCTCGCCGGCGACTCCGTCGAAGTCCGCTCCGCCGGCTCCGCCCCCGCCAGCCAGATCAACCCGGCCGCCGTACAGGCCATGGCCGAAGTCGGCATCGACATCACCGACCAGACCCCGAAGAAGCTCGGGTACGAGGCAGCCGAAGCCAGCGACGTCATCATCACCATGGGCTGCGGCGACGCCTGCCCCGTCTTTCCCGGCAAGCGCTACGAGGACTGGAAACTCGACGACCCCGCCGGTCAGGGCATCGAGGCAGTACGACCCATCCGTGACGACATCCGTCACCGCGTCGAACAGCTCATCGGCGACCTGGCGCCGGCCCCGCGCACGGCGCGATCACCGAGGGACTAG
- a CDS encoding MFS transporter: protein MTTSTLVSADSTGGEHQRWRIVAALAITSTVGYGTLYYAYAVLLRPMATSLDASTTAVTGALTASVLAGALMAIPIGRWLDRHGGRALMTAGSITATALLVAWSQVQTIGQLYAVMTGIGITGAMVLYEPAFAVIVSWFTPDRRPTALLAVTIVAGFASTIFMPLTGLLIAHLGWRTTLLALAAIHGLLTVPLHALTIRTPPPPAAPTAAALSDRTQRRAAARTATHDPRFWILTAALIAHGAATSTIAVHLIGYLTSRGHPATFAATATGLLGVLSVTGRLVLTAARRHLPVTTIVATVFAVQAAAVLALPFTGGSRIGAVITVTGFGIGFGIAHLATPALLTDRYGTAAYATIAGRLAAPVTIARATAPLGAAAILHTGGGYLLLLGAVGACCVLAATGMLVRSATPVPPA from the coding sequence ATGACCACATCCACGCTGGTGTCCGCCGACTCGACAGGCGGCGAACACCAGCGGTGGCGCATCGTCGCCGCACTCGCCATTACCTCCACCGTCGGCTACGGCACCCTGTACTACGCCTACGCCGTCCTCCTCAGACCCATGGCCACCAGCCTCGACGCCTCCACCACCGCCGTCACCGGCGCACTCACCGCCAGCGTTCTCGCCGGCGCCCTCATGGCAATCCCCATCGGCCGCTGGCTCGACCGGCACGGCGGCCGGGCGCTCATGACCGCCGGCTCGATCACCGCCACCGCCCTCCTGGTCGCCTGGTCCCAGGTCCAGACCATCGGACAGCTCTACGCCGTCATGACCGGCATTGGAATCACCGGCGCGATGGTCCTCTACGAACCCGCCTTCGCCGTCATCGTCTCCTGGTTCACCCCCGACCGACGCCCCACCGCCCTGCTCGCAGTCACCATCGTCGCCGGGTTCGCCAGCACCATCTTCATGCCCCTCACCGGTCTCCTGATCGCTCACCTCGGCTGGCGTACCACGCTGCTCGCGCTCGCCGCCATTCACGGACTGCTAACCGTGCCGCTACACGCCCTCACCATCCGCACACCCCCACCCCCCGCCGCGCCCACCGCCGCAGCGCTTTCGGACCGCACCCAGCGACGGGCGGCGGCCCGCACCGCCACCCACGACCCTCGATTCTGGATCCTCACCGCCGCCCTCATCGCCCACGGCGCCGCCACCAGCACCATCGCCGTCCACCTCATCGGCTACCTCACCAGCCGCGGCCACCCCGCCACCTTCGCCGCCACCGCCACGGGCCTCCTGGGCGTCCTGTCCGTCACCGGCAGACTCGTCCTCACCGCCGCCCGACGCCACTTACCGGTCACCACCATCGTCGCCACGGTCTTCGCCGTCCAGGCCGCTGCCGTCCTCGCCCTGCCTTTCACCGGAGGCAGCCGGATCGGCGCCGTCATCACCGTTACCGGATTCGGTATCGGCTTCGGCATCGCCCATCTCGCCACCCCTGCCCTCCTCACCGACCGTTACGGCACCGCCGCCTACGCCACCATTGCCGGGCGACTCGCCGCCCCGGTCACCATCGCCAGGGCCACCGCCCCACTCGGCGCCGCTGCCATCCTGCACACCGGCGGCGGATACCTTCTCCTGCTCGGTGCCGTGGGTGCCTGCTGCGTCCTCGCCGCCACCGGCATGCTCGTCCGGAGCGCGACTCCGGTGCCGCCCGCCTGA
- a CDS encoding dihydrofolate reductase family protein encodes MRTLIATAFVSLDGVVEAPGGEPGYRNSGWTFNDIAFDEAAYEIKGREQDEATAMMLGRVSYQAFAPVWPDMTDEFAGYNAMPKYVVSTSLKEQDLVSNWGEIVILRSLDDVAALKQTEGGPISIHGSATLHRNLSDAGLIDRYHLLVFPVLLGAGKRLFSDTDRDKQNLNLVESESYANGIQKLVYDVAR; translated from the coding sequence ATGCGTACCCTGATCGCCACCGCGTTCGTCTCGCTCGACGGCGTCGTCGAGGCACCCGGCGGAGAACCGGGCTACCGCAACTCGGGCTGGACCTTCAACGACATCGCGTTCGACGAGGCCGCCTACGAGATCAAGGGCCGCGAACAGGACGAGGCCACGGCAATGATGCTGGGCCGGGTCAGCTACCAGGCGTTCGCGCCGGTGTGGCCGGACATGACCGACGAGTTCGCCGGCTACAACGCGATGCCGAAGTACGTCGTGTCGACCAGCCTGAAAGAGCAGGACCTGGTGTCCAACTGGGGGGAGATCGTCATCCTCCGGTCGCTGGACGACGTCGCCGCGCTCAAGCAGACCGAGGGTGGGCCGATCAGCATTCACGGCAGCGCGACGCTGCACCGCAACCTGTCCGACGCCGGTCTGATCGACCGCTACCACCTGCTGGTCTTCCCGGTCCTGCTCGGTGCGGGCAAGCGGCTGTTCAGCGACACCGACCGGGACAAGCAGAACCTCAACCTCGTCGAGAGCGAGTCCTACGCCAACGGAATCCAGAAGCTGGTCTACGACGTCGCCCGCTGA
- the eccB gene encoding type VII secretion protein EccB yields MPSRQDQLHSYQFTIQRTVAALVMRETDPVRSPFRRLAGAGMASVLVAVIALGGAALHGLFVGGGAKWRDTGAVIVEKESGARFVYREERLHPVLNYASALLIIGAERPKTVLVSRRSIDGVPRGRPLGIADAPDSLPAAGRLAAAPWTVCSVTATEGRPAPWSVLMVGAGSTDGDGGRPLGRDGLLLRDPDGRLHLVWQQRRHLIRDTERVLAALATTRSRAVPVAAALLNAVPAGTDLAPPDPPGLGRRSARVSAARIGDVLLVTNSGGGRQYAVVLRDGLAGITELQAGLLLARTGQREPEQISLGRFAALPQLPDRAPTGPDAPPSAPPRLVTVDSSAVCARVGGDTGPVELRLGVELPALAPAPQQPTDSTTADHVLVEPGRGAVVESVAAPGATGGAISVVTDLGRRYTLAGPDVTGMLGYGDVRPVRLPAGVVSLVPAGASLDPDTARQPATPA; encoded by the coding sequence ATGCCGTCGCGGCAGGACCAGCTGCACTCGTACCAGTTCACCATCCAGCGCACGGTGGCCGCCCTGGTGATGCGCGAGACCGACCCGGTGCGGTCACCGTTTCGCCGGCTCGCCGGCGCCGGGATGGCCAGCGTGCTGGTGGCGGTCATCGCGCTGGGCGGCGCGGCCCTCCACGGCCTCTTCGTCGGCGGCGGGGCGAAGTGGCGCGACACCGGGGCGGTCATCGTGGAGAAGGAGTCCGGCGCCCGGTTCGTCTACCGGGAGGAGCGGCTGCACCCGGTGCTCAACTACGCGTCCGCGCTGCTCATCATCGGCGCGGAGCGGCCGAAGACCGTGCTCGTGTCGCGCCGGTCGATCGACGGGGTGCCGAGGGGGCGGCCACTGGGCATCGCCGACGCCCCCGACTCACTGCCCGCGGCGGGCCGCCTCGCCGCCGCGCCGTGGACGGTCTGTTCGGTCACCGCCACCGAGGGCCGGCCCGCACCGTGGTCGGTGCTGATGGTCGGCGCCGGCAGCACCGACGGCGACGGCGGCCGGCCGCTCGGGCGGGACGGGCTGCTGCTACGTGATCCCGACGGTCGGCTGCACCTGGTCTGGCAGCAGCGGCGGCACCTGATCCGCGACACCGAGCGGGTGTTGGCGGCACTGGCGACCACCCGGTCCCGGGCCGTCCCGGTGGCCGCGGCCCTGCTGAACGCGGTGCCGGCCGGCACCGACCTGGCCCCACCGGACCCGCCCGGCCTCGGCCGGCGGTCCGCGCGGGTCTCCGCGGCCCGGATCGGTGACGTGCTGCTGGTGACCAACTCCGGCGGCGGCCGGCAGTACGCCGTGGTGCTGCGCGACGGGCTCGCCGGCATCACCGAGCTGCAGGCCGGCCTGCTGCTCGCGCGTACCGGCCAGCGGGAGCCGGAGCAGATAAGCCTCGGCCGCTTCGCCGCCCTGCCCCAGTTGCCAGATCGCGCGCCGACCGGGCCCGACGCGCCACCGAGCGCGCCGCCCCGGCTGGTCACGGTGGACTCGTCGGCGGTGTGCGCGCGGGTCGGCGGCGACACCGGTCCGGTCGAGCTGCGGCTGGGTGTGGAACTGCCCGCGCTGGCCCCGGCGCCGCAACAGCCGACCGACTCGACGACCGCCGACCACGTGCTCGTGGAGCCGGGGCGGGGCGCGGTCGTCGAGTCGGTCGCCGCGCCGGGTGCCACCGGCGGGGCGATCTCCGTGGTGACCGACCTCGGCCGCCGGTACACGCTCGCCGGCCCCGACGTGACCGGCATGCTCGGCTACGGTGACGTCCGACCCGTCCGGCTGCCCGCGGGCGTGGTCAGCCTCGTCCCCGCGGGCGCGTCGCTCGACCCGGACACGGCGCGCCAGCCTGCCACTCCCGCCTGA